One Lycium barbarum isolate Lr01 chromosome 5, ASM1917538v2, whole genome shotgun sequence genomic window carries:
- the LOC132642316 gene encoding disease resistance protein RPP13-like: MVDAFVSFAVEKLGDFLIQEVSLRLSLREDVKWLRNELLFMQSFLKDAEENLSEDQRVQQWVFEINSIANDVVAILETYSFEAGKGDDDKGFASRLKACTNCIGRKETKFYGVAKEIQCLKQRVMDISRKRKTYGIRDINNAGEWLKNGPNNQSSMVRTLRRTTSYADEDQIFVGFQDVVERLLAEVLKAEPRRSVISIFGMGGLGKTTIARNLYYSPSLITSFRARAWICVSQEYNTLDLLRNIIKSIKGRTKEILDLLERMSESDLEIYLRDILKERKYLLVIDDVWQREAWESLRRAFPDSKNGSRIIITTRKEDVAKRADDKGFVHKLRFLSQEESWDLFRRKLLDVQAMVPTMESLGRDMVDKCGGLPLAIVVLSGLLSHKRGLQEWKKVKAHLWRHMKDDSIEISCILSLSYNDLSTVLKQCFLYFAIFPEDHLIYVDNITWLWMAEGFIPRGEERTEDIAEGFLHELVRRSLIQLVSTSWKTDVRCKTHDLLRDLAVQKALEVNFFYTYDPRKHSISSSCLRHVIHGQAESYLSLDLSNLKLRSIMFLDQDFCTMSLIKFRNVFRHTYVLYLEFRSGTVLPNAIGSLYHLKFLSLRGTYNLPSSIGNLKNLQTLRILNDYRHLCRLPPETANLINLRHLVALYSRPLQLLSRLTSLQVLKYICCDQWRDVDPVDLVNLQELGMYDIMNSYSLNNIGSLKNLSSLMLRCKADESFPALEYLTSCQKLDRLWLEGRIEKLPLSDYFPNSITMMVLWKSHLMEDPMPILGLLPNLRGLDLVGAYEGKEITCSNNSFCQLEFLRLDGLEKLERWHLSSSSMPLIIAFGIHDCSKLKEIPHRMEDVAILERLKGIEQEFGEYYKVTSFT, translated from the coding sequence ATGGTTGATGCATTTGTGTCATTTGCAGTAGAAAAACTAGGGGATTTCCTTATACAGGAAGTTTCCCTGCGCTTAAGTCTCAGAGAGGATGTGAAGTGGCTGAGAAATGAGTTGCTCTTCATGCAGTCTTTCCTCAAAGATGCAGAAGAAAATCTAAGTGAAGATCAAAGAGTGCAACAATGGGTATTTGAAATCAACTCTATTGCTAATGATGTTGTCGCTATATTGGAGACTTACAGCTTCGAGGCTGGTAAAGGTGATGATGACAAAGGATTTGCTAGTCGTCTGAAAGCTTGCACTAATTGCATCGGTAGGAAGGAGACAAAATTCTACGGCGTGGCCAAGGAAATCCAATGCCTCAAGCAGCGAGTCATGGATATCTCTCGAAAACGAAAGACTTATGGCATTAGAGATATCAATAATGCAGGAGAATGGCTAAAAAATGGGCCAAACAATCAGTCTTCTATGGTTAGAACATTGAGGAGAACTACCTCTTATGCAGATGAAGATCAGATTTTTGTTGGCTTTCAGGATGTTGTAGAAAGACTGCTAGCTGAAGTTCTCAAAGCAGAGCCACGTCGAAGTGTCATCTCCATTTTTGGTATGGGTGGATTAGGCAAGACCACTATTGCAAGAAATCTCTACTATTCTCCGAGTCTAATCACTAGCTTCCGTGCACGTGCTTGGATATGTGTTTCTCAGGAATACAACACCTTGGATCTCCTTAGGAATATCATAAAATCCATCAAAGGTCGCACCAAGGAAATTCTAGATTTGTTGGAAAGGATGTCAGAAAGCGATCTAGAAATTTACCTTCGCGATATATTGAAAGAACGTAAATACCTACTGGTGATTGATGATGTATGGCAGAGAGAAGCATGGGAAAGTTTGAGAAGGGCCTTTCCTGATAGCAAGAATGGCAGCAGAATTATTATTACCACACGCAAGGAGGATGTTGCAAAAAGAGCAGATGACAAAGGTTTTGTCCATAAACTCCGTTTCCTAAGCCAAGAAGAAAGTTGGGATCTCTTTCGTAGGAAATTACTTGACGTTCAAGCAATGGTCCCAACAATGGAAAGCCTAGGTAGAGATATGGTGGACAAATGTGGAGGCTTGCCTCTTGCGATTGTTGTATTAAGCGGGCTACTTTCGCATAAAAGGGGGCTACAAGAATGGAAAAAGGTGAAGGCACACCTTTGGCGGCATATGAAAGATGATTCTATTGAAATCTCCTGCATACTATCATTGAGTTACAATGATTTATCAACTGTGCTCAAGCAGTGCTTTCTTTACTTTGCTATTTTCCCAGAAGACCATTTGATCTATGTTGACAACATAACGTGGTTGTGGATGGcggaaggattcataccaagagGAGAAGAAAGAACGGAGGATATTGCTGAGGGCTTCTTACATGAGCTAGTAAGACGAAGCTTGATTCAACTGGTCAGTACAAGTTGGAAAACAGATGTTAGATGCAAGACTCATGATCTACTTCGGGATCTTGCCGTGCAGAAGGCATTGGAGGTAAACTTTTTTTATACTTATGATCCAAGAAAGCACTCCATATCCTCCTCATGTCTCAGACATGTCATTCATGGTCAAGCAGAAAGCTACCTCTCACTTGATCTTTCTAACTTGAAGTTAAGGTCAATAATGTTCCTTGATCAAGATTTTTGTACGATGAGTCTTATAAAGTTTCGTAATGTGTTCCGACATACATATGTGTTGTACTTGGAGTTTCGTTCCGGTACTGTACTACCTAATGCCATAGGAAGTTTGTACCATTTGAAGTTCTTAAGCTTGAGAGGTACGTATAATCTCCCCTCCTCCATTGGAAACCTCAAGAATTTACAAACACTCCGTATCTTGAATGACTATAGACACTTATGCCGACTACCCCCTGAGACAGCTAACCTAATAAATCTAAGACATTTAGTTGCTTTGTATTCAAGACCGCTGCAGCTTTTAAGCAGACTCACAAGTCTTCAAGTTCTTAAATACATTTGTTGTGACCAATGGAGAGACGTTGATCCTGTTGATTTAGTCAATCTTCAAGAATTAGGCATGTACGATATTATGAATTCTTACTCCTTAAATAACATTGGCAGCTTGAAAAACCTTAGCTCTCTCATGTTGCGTTGTAAAGCTGATGAATCATTTCCAGCCCTTGAATATCTTACTTCTTGTCAAAAGCTGGACAGATTGTGGTTAGAGGGGAGAATAGAGAAACTGCCTCTCtcagactattttccaaattccatcaCAATGATGGTCCTTTGGAAGTCACATCTCATGGAAGATCCGATGCCTATTCTGGGACTGTTGCCAAATCTAAGGGGTCTTGATTTAGTAGGAGCTTATGAAGGAAAAGAAATTACGTGCAGTAATAACAGCTTTTGTCAACTAGAATTTCTTCGTCTTGATGGCCTTGAGAAGCTAGAAAGATGGCATTTATCCTCAAGTTCCATGCCTCTTATTATAGCTTTTGGTATCCATGATTGTTCAAAGCTGAAGGAGATTCCCCATAGGATGGAAGACGTTGCTATCTTGGAGAGGTTGAAGGGTATTGAACAAGAGTTTGGCGAATATTACAAAGTCACTAGTTTTACATGA